The genomic stretch GAACCGTAATGGGATCGGCACTATGCTATCTCTATAGCACCACCGTTTATCCTGTAGACGATTCTGTCGAAACGATTTATCCTGCGACTCCACCAACCGGCAAGATCGCCTTTCAGACCAGGTCTTTATCATCTTCCGTACCCACCAGTTCGTGGGAAGAGCCCTTCCCTGCCTCCAACGATGCGATAGATTTCCTCAAACGTTCCATATTAGCAGGAAAGTAAAAGGGGTCTTTAACCTTCAAGTCGAAAGGTAAACCTCCCTCGTTGACGACACTATGGAAAAACATCCTTATAGCACTTGCCGTGTCGATTCCCAACGTCTGAAATATCTCTACCGCTTCGTTTTTAATTCCGTCGTCTATCTTCGCTTGAACGAGAACCTTACCCATGGAGACACCTCCTTCGACGGATCGATCTTAAGCATCTACTTGCTAAAAGCATACCATGGTATTTAAAAACAGGCAAACAACATACCTTCCGTGGATCTATCCCTCTATCGCCGGGGGGGTTCCATCCGAGGGCTTCAGGCGGTATATGGAGGTCAGCTCCCGCAGCTCTACGAGCTGGTTATGCTGGTCCTCCCTTATCATCTGAAGGTTCTCCATGCGAGAGGCCATTTCCTTGGCTGCCCTCTCGGTATCCTTGGCGGAGTCTCGGCCTCCGTTGAGCATGGAGGCTATGGTATCAATGGCCCGGGCTATCTCCTGGGTGCTGGCGGTCTGTTCCTCCGAGGCGGCCGCTATGGACTGGATTCCCTCCGCCATGGAGGCCACTCCTCCCGTCACCTCCGAGATCTTGGCCGCCGCCTGTTTCGAACGCTCCAGCAGATCGGCCATGACTGTTCCGGCTTCCCTGGTGTCCTCCGCGGCTACGGACATGTCCTTTTGGACTTCCTCTATGACCCTACGGATGTTCGAGGCGGCTTCGTTGCTTTCCTCCGCCAGTTTACGGACCTCTTCCGCCACTACCGCGAAGCCTCGACCGGCGTCTCCGGCCCTGGCCGCCTCTATGGCGGCGTTCAGCGCCAATAGGTTGGTCTGGTCCGCTATGGTGGCTATGGTGTTGACGAAGCCGCTTATTCCCTCCACCGATTTGCCAAGTTCCGCCACTGCTTCCTCTACCCGACCGCTGACCTCTCCGGCTTTGCCGGTTCCGTCCGTCACCGCCTCGACCGATCTGCGCCCCTCCTCGGCGTTCTCCGATACCACGCTGGCCTGTTCGCTCAACTCGGTCACGACCTGGGTGGAGCTGGCGACTCCGGAGGATACTTCCTCCACTCCGGCGTTGGTCTCCTCGGCGGAGGCCGCTATGGAGTCCACCATCTCGGCGACGGCTTTGGAGGCTTCGTCCACCGAGGTCAGCGATTCGTGGACGTCTCGGGATATTTCGTTCATGGCCTTGGATCCTTCGGCTATCCGGCGGTTCATGTCCTCCACCTTCTGAACCAGGGCCCGGTATTCCTCCAGGATGCGGCCGAAGGCGGCCATGACTTTCTTTATCTCGTTGCGGTTGGACGAGTCTCCGCTTATCTCCATGGACAGGTCTCCCTCGGCTATGCGGTCCGCAACCGTCACGACCTCCTTAAGAGGAGACATCAGCTTGATCACGGCGAAGGCCAGAAGGACCAGGCCGACCACCGCCAGGGGCAGGGTCCAGAGCAGGAGTCCTCTCTTCATGGCTCCGACCGGGGCCATGGCAAGGTCGGCGTTGACCACCATCATGGCGTACCAGTCGGTTCCCTCTACCTTCTGGACGTAGCCCATGGACCTACGGCCCTCGAAGTCGTATTCAAACCTCACTGGCTCGGTCGTGTCGAAAAGCCCCGCCGATTTACAGGCTTTCCAGAGGGGAGGGCAGCTCTCCGACATGGAGACTCCCCTCTCCAACTTGGGATGGATGACCACCGCTCCGTCTTTGTCGAAGATTATGCCGTAGCTCCCCTCTCCGAGGCTGGAGTAGGCCACGCGCCATTCGACGGTCTGAAGGGAAGTTCCGGAGAAGACTACCATCCTGACGTCGCCGTCGGCATCGATCACGGCCTTGTAGCAGGCCAGATGAGGTACTCCGTCTATCTCTACGATGTCCTCGTAATCTCCTTTGTTCTCCACGGTGGCTTTGTACAGAGGAGAGGCCTTGTCGTAGAGACTTCCCCACAGGACGTTGCCGTCGGAATCCTTGAGGGTAGTGGCGACGCGGACCAGGCCTTCGTCCACCACCTGCAGGACGGAAAACTGGCTTCCCATGGCGTTCTGCCATTCCTGGACCAGCATCTCGTCTCCGGTTATCTGCTGTAGTCCGTCGTCCATTATGAAGATCTTAGGTACCTGACGATCGCCGATAGGGATAGTCTCCTGGTTCTCGAAGACCCTCTTGCTGGCCAGCCTCTGGACCACTATGTTTACGTAGGATCGGTTGCTGATCCTCAGGGTCTCTATTTCCTGGGCCACCCCGGTCTGGAGGCTTTCGACGAACCCCAGACCTCCGTCGTCTATGGTCCGCTCCAACATCCTTCCGGCCCTGACGGACGCCACTCCTACTACCACCGCAAGCAGGACGGCTATTATGACGCCGACCACCACCACTACCTGAACGCCTACGGACAACCCCTTGATGTCTGCCTGTCCACTCACGAAAGAGACCTCCCTTACTTTTCTTATTTAAATTATTGTACCACCTGCAATGGAAATTGAATGGGACTTTGAACCCAGGCATATTCGTGCTACTTATTTCTATTTATTTGACACTAAGCACCTCCCTAGTTACACTCTACGAAATTCATAACACTGATCATAGGAGGCAAAAACATGAGAAGATCAAGGTTGTTAATTTCTTTGGCCGTCGCCCTTTCTGCGATCGTTCTGTCCACGGCCGTTTGGGCACAGGAAAGCTCGAAAAAAACGAGGGTCGTGTATTCGTGGCCCAGTTACGCCGGACCCCTTCTACCTCATATGTACAGTCCAAGTCAGATGTACGCCCAGCGCATGGTGTACGACCCTCTGGTGGAGTACGAGGAAGACGGATCCTACAGTCCCGCTCTGGCGACGTCCTGGGACATCTCTCCGGACGGCAAGGTCTATACCTTCAGACTCAGAGAGGGGGTGGAGTTCTCCGACGGCACGCCTTTCGATGCCGAGGCCGTGGTGATGAATTTTGACGCCATAAAGGCTAACGAGAAAAGACATAAATGGATGGACCTGGTCACTCAGATCGATGGCTGGGAGTCGGTGGACGAACACACCTTCCGGCTGACGCTGAAAAACGCGTACTACCCGGCTCTGGCCGAACTGAGCCTGATAAGACCTTTCAGGTTCCTGTCTCCCTCGGCATTTCCCGACGACGGAGATACTTCCAAGAGTATAAAGGCCCCTATCGGAACCGGACCCTGGATGCTAGTCGAGTCTAAAAAGGGAGAATACGACCTTTTTAAGGCCAATCCTCACTCCTGGAGGGGCAAACAAGACGTAGACGAGATCATGGTCAAGGTTATATCGGACCCCACCGCAAGAGCGCTGGCATTCGAGACCGGAGAGATAGACCTGATATACGGAGCTAGCACGGGGCAGATAGACATGGAGACCTTCAATCGCTACCGTTCCATGGACGGTATCGTCACAGGTCTGTCCGGCCCCCTCGAGGGACGAAACATCGCGATGAACTCCGGCAGGTTTCCCACCGACGATCCCTCGGTAAGGCAGGCTATTCTTCACGGGGTGGACAGAAAAGCCATAGTGAAACACGTTTTTCTAGGAATGGAATACCCGGCGGAAACCCTGTTCGCGAAAAACCGACCCTACTGCGATCTGAATCTGAAGCCATACGTCTACGATCCCAAACTTTCGGCAAAAATACTGGATAAAGCCGGATGGGAAAAAAATGACGATTCCCCCTTCAGGAAAAAAGACGGGGCTCCTCTAACCCTGGATTTCTGTTTCATAGGGACCAACGCTCTCCAGAAGGCATCGGCGGAGGCCATTCAGGGAGATCTGAGAAAAATCGGAATCGACGTCAGGCTCGTGGCGGAAGAGGCGGACTCGTACTATAAGAGACAGAAATCCGGCGAATTCGGGATGATATTTTCATCGACCTGGGGAGCTCCCTACGACCCTCAATCCTACTGTAGCTCCATGAGGATCCCGTCCCATGCGGATTACCAGGCTCAGTCTGGACTGAAGATGAAGGAGAAACTGGATCGCAGCATATCCGAAGTCTTGATCACAGTGGACGAGAAGGAAAGAGCCGATCTCTATCGGTATATATTGACGACGCTGCACGAAGAAGCCATATATATGCCGCTTTCGTTTTCCACCGCGATAAAAGTCTACAGGGAATGCAATTTATCGGACATTCCCTTCAGGCCGACTCCCTACGATATTCCCTTCGAACGGATAAGTCTTCCGAAGAACGGTATTTAGAACACGATATCGAAAATGATTCGATATATATCCAAAAGAGTGGCCCAGCTCATACCATTGCTTGTTATCGTATCGATCGTGGTGTTTCTCGTCCTCAGACTGGGACAGGGAGATCCGGCCATGACATATCTGCGCCTGTCAGGGATACCTCCGACTGACCAGGCCCTCGCCACCGCCAGAGAGGAACTGGGGCTGAACTCGTCTCTGCCAGTTCAATATATACGCTGGGCTACGAAAGCGATCCACCTGGATTTCGGAAAATCCTACGTGACTGGAAACCCGGTATTTCCGGAGATCATATACTACATGCCCAACACGTTGAAACTGGCGGCGTTTTCTCTGGCTCTGACGCTTGCGGTAAGTCTGCCCCTGGGAATGTGGGCCGCACTCAACAGAGACCGTCTGCCGGACCATTCCACCAGGTTCCTGGCCTTCACAGGGGTTTCCATGCCTGGTTTCTGGCTGGCGTACCTGTTGATATGGCTGTTCTCCATAAAGCTCAAGTGGCTACCCTCCATGGGACTTGGGGGCCCTGCTCACATGATAATGCCAGCCATATCGATGTCTCTGATGTCCATATGCATAAACATCAGGCTGATAAGGGGAAGCGTTCTGGAAAACCTTCACGCCCGCTGGGGACTTTACGGTCGACTGAGAGGTCTTCCTGAAAAAATCGTAATAGGAAAACACGTACTGGTAAACTCGCTGATACCGATAGTGACCGCAGTAGGAATGCACATAGGCGAGCTGTTCGGAGGAGCGGTGGTGGCCGAAACCATCTTCTCATGGCCCGGGGTAGGCCGATACGCCGTCTCGGCGATCTACAACAGGGATTATCCGGTGATGCAGTGTTTCATACTCATGATGACGGTGATATTCGTGGTGATGAATCTGGCGATAGATATTCTATATGCCTGGCTCGATCCGAGGATAAGACTGGAAGGGGGACAAAGCTGAGATGCCATTAAGGAAGACCACTGTAGTGGGGCTTGCTCTACTAGCCCTGATAGCCCTGTCCGCCGTCGGAGCCTCTCGTCTTACTCCCTGGGATCCCATGGAAGTCGACCTGGCTATGAAATTCGCACCTCCGGGAAACGGCCATGTCCTGGGCTGCGACCATCTGGGACGAGACGTCCTGTCCAGGCTTCTCTACGGAACCAGAGTCTCTATGGGATCGGTGGGCCTGATCCTGGGACTCGTTATGGGAACGGGGTTTGTCGTCGGGGCCGCCGCAGGATATTTCGGAGGCAGGGTCGATACCCTTCTGATGAGACTCTGCGACGTGTTCCTTACCTTCCCCACGTTCATCCTCGCCATGTTTCTCATAGGTATCCTCGGAACCGGAATGACCAACGTCATACTGGCGGTAGCCATGACCCATTGGGCCTGGTACGCCCGTATAGTCCGAAGCATGGTCCTGTCCATACGAAACAGGGATTATATAATGGCCGCCAGGGTATCTGGAACCGGGCACTGGGGGATACTGTTCCGCCACATGATGCCTTCGGTCTTCTCCCAACTGGCGATACTGGCGACGATGGATATAGGCCATATGATGCTACACGTTTCTGGTCTCTCCTTCCTTGGCCTGGGCGTAACCCCTCCGACTCCCGAATGGGGGGTCATGATAGCCGACGCCAGGGCCTACATCTGGACTCACCCGGAACTTATGGTCTACCCGGGAGCGATGATATTTCTCACCGTGATGGCCTGCAATCTTCTGGGAGACTCGCTTCGAGACTCTCTGGACCCGGCCCTGGTAACGGAGGCTGCGGCATGAACTCGCCCTATCTGACCGTCAGGAACCTGAAGGTACGCTACGGTTCCAAAGAATTGGTGAAGGGAATTTCTCTAGATGCCTACAGAGGACGGATTCTGGGAATCCTGGGAGAGAGCGGATGCGGCAAATCATTGACCTGTCTAGGCATATTGGGACTTCTGCCGCCGGGATTATCCTCCTCCGGAAAGATAACTATAGAAGGGAAATCGACGACGGAATCGAGAGAATATCTGGACTCTTCGATCACCTCGATCATGCAGAACCCCGTGAGCTGTTTCGACCCTGTCTACACCGTAGGAAACCATTTTGCGGAGACCTTGAAAGCCCACGACATATCCGACTACTCCACCGTAGTCAAAGCCCTCGAAGAGGTGGGCCTGTCGAGGGAATCCAGGTTACTGGATCTATATCCTTTCCAGATGAGCGGCGGAATGCTTCAGAGGGTTATGATAGCCCTGGCCCTGGTTACGGAGGCTCCGTTCATCGTGGCCGACGAGCCAACCACAGACCTGGACGCCATAAACCAGACCAGAATATTGACCCTTCTGGGAAAACTCGTAAATCGCAGAAATCTGGGGATGATAATTGTGACCCATGATCTCGGAGTGCTGGCGAAGATGGCCGACGACGTCGTAGTGATGAAGGACGGTGTAATGGTTGACTCCGGAACAGTCGAAAACCTGTTCGATCACCCCGGATCGGACTACACCGCCGAGCTGGTAGAGGCTCACATGAAACTCTCGGGAGAGACGGAGGAAATCCTATCGTGAAGATTACCCCTGTGATCGAGCTATCGAGAGTCTCAAAAAGCTACAGAAGAGGCGGTTTCTTTCGAAAGGGAGAGAGAGTGGAGGTACTGAAGGAGATAGACCTGTCGATCCGACCGGGCGAATGCGTGGGATTGATAGGGCCCAGCGGTTCCGGCAAAAGCACCATGGGACGGATCCTGCTGGGACTGGAGTCTCCCGACGACGGAGAGGTTCGTATGATGGGAGAATCGATCTCCGCCGAAACCCATCTATCGAAAAACCGACGCAGGGCCGTTCAGGTGGTTTTCCAAAACGCCCCGGATTCGTGCAATCCCAGGATGACGGCCAGAGAGATACTGTCCGAACCGCTGAGAAACTTCGAAAAGCTCAGGGGTAGACGTCTAGAAGAGAAGATAGACTCTCTTTTGAAAAAGGTCGGCCTACTCTCTTCCGATAAAGGGAAACGCCCCGACCGTTTCAGCGGTGGAGAGCTTCAGCGTATATGCATAGCCAGAGCTCTGGCCCCCGGCCCCGATCTGATCCTATTGGACGAGGCGGTCAGTGCCCTAGACATGGTAGTCCAATCACAAATACTGGATCTATTGGACGAACTGAGATTCGACCTGGGAACGGCCTATCTGTTCGTGACCCACGACCTTCGACTGGTAAGACGATTCTGCGACAGGGCCTTTCTGCTGGAGAACGGTCGTCTGGAACCCTTCGACCCCGCTACTTTCGCGGCGAATAAGCATCTCCCTCTGCTGGACGAGCTAGTAAAGGCGATGCCTCCGTCGAGACCGAATAGAAATAGAGGATGACACGAAAAGGGCCCTGCGTTTACGCAGGGCCCTTTTAATGAGAAAATCCGACGACGGCTACTTCGTGGTCTCGGCGACTTCTATCTTTCCCGAAGCGACCTCCTCGGTCAGCTCGTCCAGACGGGCCTTCACGTCGGCCGGAACGAGCTTAAGGGCGCTGTCGGACCAGGAAAGTCCCACTCCGCCCTCTTTCAGTCCGTAGCGAAGCACCGTCCCTCTCCGGTAGGTTCCCTCCTGCTTGGCCTTGATAAGGTCGTAGACCACAACGTCCAGCCTCTTGAGCATGGAGGTCAGCACCGCCTCGGGAGCCAGATGCTCCTGAGGGGAATCCACACCTATGGCGTAGAATCCGCCCTCCTTGGCGGCGGCTATGATGCCCTCTCCCGTGCCTCCTGCGACCTGGTAGACGACGTCGGCACCGTTTTTATGCTGGTTAAGGGTCATTTCCTTGCCACCGGCGGGGTCGTCCCAGCGGCCGACGAAGCCCCTGAGGATCTTTATGTCCGGGTTTACCGTCTTGGCGCCCTGCTCGT from Dethiosulfovibrio russensis encodes the following:
- a CDS encoding type II toxin-antitoxin system YoeB family toxin, producing the protein MKGDLAGWWSRRINRFDRIVYRINGGAIEIA
- a CDS encoding type II toxin-antitoxin system RelB/DinJ family antitoxin, whose amino-acid sequence is MGKVLVQAKIDDGIKNEAVEIFQTLGIDTASAIRMFFHSVVNEGGLPFDLKVKDPFYFPANMERLRKSIASLEAGKGSSHELVGTEDDKDLV
- a CDS encoding methyl-accepting chemotaxis protein; amino-acid sequence: MSGQADIKGLSVGVQVVVVVGVIIAVLLAVVVGVASVRAGRMLERTIDDGGLGFVESLQTGVAQEIETLRISNRSYVNIVVQRLASKRVFENQETIPIGDRQVPKIFIMDDGLQQITGDEMLVQEWQNAMGSQFSVLQVVDEGLVRVATTLKDSDGNVLWGSLYDKASPLYKATVENKGDYEDIVEIDGVPHLACYKAVIDADGDVRMVVFSGTSLQTVEWRVAYSSLGEGSYGIIFDKDGAVVIHPKLERGVSMSESCPPLWKACKSAGLFDTTEPVRFEYDFEGRRSMGYVQKVEGTDWYAMMVVNADLAMAPVGAMKRGLLLWTLPLAVVGLVLLAFAVIKLMSPLKEVVTVADRIAEGDLSMEISGDSSNRNEIKKVMAAFGRILEEYRALVQKVEDMNRRIAEGSKAMNEISRDVHESLTSVDEASKAVAEMVDSIAASAEETNAGVEEVSSGVASSTQVVTELSEQASVVSENAEEGRRSVEAVTDGTGKAGEVSGRVEEAVAELGKSVEGISGFVNTIATIADQTNLLALNAAIEAARAGDAGRGFAVVAEEVRKLAEESNEAASNIRRVIEEVQKDMSVAAEDTREAGTVMADLLERSKQAAAKISEVTGGVASMAEGIQSIAAASEEQTASTQEIARAIDTIASMLNGGRDSAKDTERAAKEMASRMENLQMIREDQHNQLVELRELTSIYRLKPSDGTPPAIEG
- the nikA gene encoding nickel ABC transporter substrate-binding protein encodes the protein MRRSRLLISLAVALSAIVLSTAVWAQESSKKTRVVYSWPSYAGPLLPHMYSPSQMYAQRMVYDPLVEYEEDGSYSPALATSWDISPDGKVYTFRLREGVEFSDGTPFDAEAVVMNFDAIKANEKRHKWMDLVTQIDGWESVDEHTFRLTLKNAYYPALAELSLIRPFRFLSPSAFPDDGDTSKSIKAPIGTGPWMLVESKKGEYDLFKANPHSWRGKQDVDEIMVKVISDPTARALAFETGEIDLIYGASTGQIDMETFNRYRSMDGIVTGLSGPLEGRNIAMNSGRFPTDDPSVRQAILHGVDRKAIVKHVFLGMEYPAETLFAKNRPYCDLNLKPYVYDPKLSAKILDKAGWEKNDDSPFRKKDGAPLTLDFCFIGTNALQKASAEAIQGDLRKIGIDVRLVAEEADSYYKRQKSGEFGMIFSSTWGAPYDPQSYCSSMRIPSHADYQAQSGLKMKEKLDRSISEVLITVDEKERADLYRYILTTLHEEAIYMPLSFSTAIKVYRECNLSDIPFRPTPYDIPFERISLPKNGI
- the nikB gene encoding nickel ABC transporter permease subunit NikB; this encodes MIRYISKRVAQLIPLLVIVSIVVFLVLRLGQGDPAMTYLRLSGIPPTDQALATAREELGLNSSLPVQYIRWATKAIHLDFGKSYVTGNPVFPEIIYYMPNTLKLAAFSLALTLAVSLPLGMWAALNRDRLPDHSTRFLAFTGVSMPGFWLAYLLIWLFSIKLKWLPSMGLGGPAHMIMPAISMSLMSICINIRLIRGSVLENLHARWGLYGRLRGLPEKIVIGKHVLVNSLIPIVTAVGMHIGELFGGAVVAETIFSWPGVGRYAVSAIYNRDYPVMQCFILMMTVIFVVMNLAIDILYAWLDPRIRLEGGQS
- the nikC gene encoding nickel ABC transporter permease subunit NikC, which encodes MPLRKTTVVGLALLALIALSAVGASRLTPWDPMEVDLAMKFAPPGNGHVLGCDHLGRDVLSRLLYGTRVSMGSVGLILGLVMGTGFVVGAAAGYFGGRVDTLLMRLCDVFLTFPTFILAMFLIGILGTGMTNVILAVAMTHWAWYARIVRSMVLSIRNRDYIMAARVSGTGHWGILFRHMMPSVFSQLAILATMDIGHMMLHVSGLSFLGLGVTPPTPEWGVMIADARAYIWTHPELMVYPGAMIFLTVMACNLLGDSLRDSLDPALVTEAAA
- a CDS encoding ABC transporter ATP-binding protein, which codes for MNSPYLTVRNLKVRYGSKELVKGISLDAYRGRILGILGESGCGKSLTCLGILGLLPPGLSSSGKITIEGKSTTESREYLDSSITSIMQNPVSCFDPVYTVGNHFAETLKAHDISDYSTVVKALEEVGLSRESRLLDLYPFQMSGGMLQRVMIALALVTEAPFIVADEPTTDLDAINQTRILTLLGKLVNRRNLGMIIVTHDLGVLAKMADDVVVMKDGVMVDSGTVENLFDHPGSDYTAELVEAHMKLSGETEEILS
- a CDS encoding ABC transporter ATP-binding protein, whose amino-acid sequence is MKITPVIELSRVSKSYRRGGFFRKGERVEVLKEIDLSIRPGECVGLIGPSGSGKSTMGRILLGLESPDDGEVRMMGESISAETHLSKNRRRAVQVVFQNAPDSCNPRMTAREILSEPLRNFEKLRGRRLEEKIDSLLKKVGLLSSDKGKRPDRFSGGELQRICIARALAPGPDLILLDEAVSALDMVVQSQILDLLDELRFDLGTAYLFVTHDLRLVRRFCDRAFLLENGRLEPFDPATFAANKHLPLLDELVKAMPPSRPNRNRG